A genomic region of Amphiura filiformis chromosome 6, Afil_fr2py, whole genome shotgun sequence contains the following coding sequences:
- the LOC140155823 gene encoding tektin-1-like, which yields MSKLIQAPPKFTHGEWTHSNHANYNSAEKQRASAERLIDESNRLIDETDESTKKSQRDVNKKFEQRVDDVSFWKDELNRKLDLHQNEIDTLVAYQTRLKNALDACQDPLAIVNQCLGYRENRVAIDLVHDDVEKNLLKERETIIGVMALLQRTLDQTTEQIRVMRSRRYQLEKDLTDKFSALDIDQDCRNLRDDHSALAVKSGVAKIETNSVTPEDWQSFSNENILKAERDRKCSVDLRAVIDSLLNTTANDMQQQVDDTNLAFDKRIRETHDTKAKLENHLSRVFGQIQEMENNIDKLNKAIGDKAGPIKLSTTRLDTRTNRPNVELCRDPVQYRLINEVAELETNINRLQETHAQAEMELKGLIREQLNLEEDIDIKSKSMHVDETQCMGLRQSIKIKRF from the exons ATGTCCAAACTGATCCAAGCACCTCCTAAATTTACTCATGGAGAGTGGACCCATTCCAACCATGCTAATTACAACAGTGCAGAGAAGCAGAGGGCTAGTGCAGAGAGACTCATAGATGAGAGCAATAGACTTATTGATGAAACAGATGAAAGCACAAAGAAGAGTCAGAGGGATGTCAACAAGAAATTTG AACAAAGAGTAGATGATGTCTCATTCTGGAAGGATGAGTTGAATCGTAAACTTGATTTACACCAAAATGAAATTGACACACTAGTAGCTTACCAGACTAGATTAAAGAATGCTCTTGACGCATGCCAGGATCCACTAGCAATTGTTAACCAGTGCTTAGGATACAG AGAGAATCGGGTAGCAATAGACTTGGTCCACGATGACGTAGAAAAGAACCTCCTGAAAGAACGCGAGACAATCATAGGAGTGATGGCGCTACTTCAGAGGACCCTTGATCAAACAACTGAACAGATACGTGTGATGCGATCACGGCGCTACCAGTTGGAGAAGGATCTCACTGACAAATTTTCTGCTCTAGACATTGATCAGGACTGTAGGAATCTTAGAGATGACCATTCAGCATTGGCAGTCAAATCAGGCGTAGCCAAAATTGAAACAAA CTCTGTAACACCTGAGGATTGGCAGAGTTTCTCTAATGAGAACATCTTGAAGGCCGAGCGTGATCGCAAGTGTTCAGTTGACTTGCGAGCTGTCATTGACAGTCTGCTGAATACGACTGCTAATGACATGCAGCAACAGGTTGATGATACCAACTTGGCATTTGATAAGAGAATCCGTGAGACACATGATACCAAGGCTAAACTGGAGAATCATCTGTCTAGG GTCTTCGGGCAAATCCAAGAGATGGAAAACAACATAGACAAGCTGAATAAAGCCATCGGTGATAAAGCAGGCCCAATCAAGCTCTCCACCACCCGTCTGGACACGCGCACCAACAGACCTAACGTGGAACTATGCCGGGATCCCGTCCAGTACCGACTCATCAATGAGGTTGCAGAACTGGAAACTAACATTAACCGTCTGCAGGAAACCCACGCACAGGCAGAGATGGAACTGAAGGGACTGATTCGTGAACAGCTCAATTTGGAAGAGGATATTGACATCAAGTCCAAATCAATGCATGTTGATGAAACACAGTGTATGGGTCTTAGACAAAGCATTAAAATCAAGAGATTTTGA